DNA sequence from the uncultured Ilyobacter sp. genome:
ATTGATTCCATGTGGGATGACCATGATGCTGAAACCATTATAAATGGAATGGAGAGCCTTGGATTAGATCCCTCAGAAATAAAATACATTCTTATAAGTCATGGACATGGTGACCATTACGGAGGTGCTAATTATTTAAGAGATAAATTTGGAGCTAAAGTAGTTATGACAAAGGTTGATGCTGAATTTATGTATTCTTTAACAACAGGTCCCAACTCTTCTCGTTCTCCTAAACCTCCTGTAGATATCTATGTTAAAAACGGAGATGAAATAACTCTGGGAGATAAAACAGTTAAAATATTAGAAACTCCTGGACATACACCTGGTGGAATTTCTTTCATATTCCATATTGTAAATGATGGTAAGGAACATACTGCTGTACTTTGGGGAGGAACAGGTATTCCCAGAAATGCTAAAGAAAAACTAACTTATAAAACTTCTGTTACTCATTTTGAAAAAGAATCTAAAGAGGCTGGAGCAACTATTGAGCTTACTGCACATTTATTTGTAGGTGATGGATTTAAAAACTTAGATACTGCAAGGAATAGAAAAAAAGGGGAAGCCAATCCTTTCATTCTTGGAAAATCTGGTATGGATGATTATTTTAAAGCTCTTAATAAGTCTATCGATGATGCCATTTTAGTAAAATAACTATTTGATTATTGATAAACAAAATTTGTATTTTATCATAAAATCAATATACGAATTTAGAAGGTTAAAACCATTAATTCTATAGGATACCTGTTACACTATCAGAAAAATTTATCCGCATTTAAACACCAAACTTAGAGATTATTAGTTACTCCTTAACAATAGGTAATTTTAAAAAAATTATCGTTAAGAGTTGAAAAAAACCAACATTGTTAAGGATCTCGTAGAAAAATCAGAAAGAAAAGATTACGTAAAGTTAATAAAAAACCTGAATTATAAAAGAGTTGTTTTATTGATTCTTACAGAAAGTTGTTATGAATTGGTTAAGAAACTGAAAACCTTATATGAAGAAGCACTTATTACAATTTGTAAGGGATTAAGTGAAGATGAAATTCGAATTTTAAAGGAAGTTTGGAAGTATCCAAATTTAGACTACCACAATATACAAAAGAGAGTAAGAATATTAAATTCTTACTCTCTCTATTTCAATACCCCAAAGGCTCTAGAAACCTTTGCAGTCGTGGATTCCTTGGTGGAAGTGACGGGAATCGAACCCGTGTCCAAGATTACCAGTATCATAAGCTTCTACAAGCTTAGTCTGTGATTTGATCTCACATCAGATGCCCACACAAACATGGTCATACGATGCCAGCCTCTTTAGTTTCCCCTATACATCGAGACACTGTATCGGGTAAGCCGTAAATTAGTTATACTCCGTAAGGATTCCTAAACGGCCTCGGAAACCTGGAGCAAGCTACATTATGCAGCTAAAGCGTAATTGTTGTTTTCATCTAAACGATGTTTGGCCTCTCACAGCGACCAACCTGGCCTGCTACCTACAACCTGATAACCCTGTCGAAACCTTGGCACTCCCTTTCATATAACATATTATAGCATTTTTTACACATTATTTCAATTTAATATATTTCTTCAATATCCCTCTAAATATAAGATTCATTGGTTTATCTCAGGGATTCCATAGCCTTACTTTAATCACACTATCACTGTCTACTGTCACAACTCCATCCTGGAATTTAGGTCTTCTTCGGGGTTTCTTGATAGCTTCAGAAACTCCGTAAGGCTCCTTTGGCTTTCCCCAAAACCATTTGTCAATCACGCCATTTTCATTTATATCTTGAAATATAACTATGGCATAGCTCCCCCTTGCAAGACCTGTTTCAACTCCTTTTTCAGCTTCTACAGGAGTCCCACCCCAGATAAAAACTCCCTTATCACCATCATATGGAAACCCCTCATCTTTTTCAAATACAGCCATATAGATAGAAGCCTTTCTTTCCTCTATACCAGTCACCCTTATTGTAAACGAATAACTTCTAAAGTTCATCAACATCATAATTATAAATATATATTTCATATTACCTCCATGATTATCATCTATTTTTTCTTCATAACAACTATCCTTCCTCTAAAAATTATAAAATTTCCAAAAAATATGTAGTTATTTTTTTCACTTTAATCATCTAGATAATCACATTAACCACATCATTTTATGTATTTCCTCTTCGAAAATCAATTTTTTTATATTGTGAATTTTATGTACAAAGACCTATTAGCCCTTATTTTGCTTGAATTTTTATTTGTATTTATTTGAAAAATATATTACTCTATATGTGTACATCTACAAAAATAAAAAATTTACATATAAATTCAATTTTATTTAAAGGAGAAAAAATATGTCTAACAGAAAACCTGGAAATAGTTATATTACAAAGGTATTAAACGGAATGGCCCTAGGACTTTTTGCCTCCCTTATTATCGGCCTTATACTAAAGCAAATCGGTAAATATTCCGGGCTCGAATCCCTCAGTCACTACGGTCAGATAGCCCAGTACATGATGGGACCCGCCATAGGTGCAGGTGTAGCCTATACTCGTACCAAGAGTCCCCTTGGAATATTTTCTGCTCTTATCTGCGGAGCTATAGGTGCAGGTACTATAAAGGACGGCGGCATATTCATCGGAGAGCCTGTAGGAGCATTGGTGGCATCACTTATAGGGGTAGAGGTGGCAAGACTTGTAGAAGATAAAACCAAGCTGAACATAATCGTTATTCCTGCCGCTACAATAATTGCCGGTGGACTGGCCGGATCTTTTATCTCACCTACCATAAGTAGTTTCATGAAAATGTTGGGAGAATTCATAAACTATCTCACAACCTTGCACCCTGTTCCTATGGGAATACTTATATCTGTCATAATGGGAATTATCCTCACCCTTCCCATATCAAGTGCAGCTATCTCCATATCCCTAGGTCTTTCAGGGCTCGCTGCAGGTGCATCTATAGTAGGATGTTCATGTCACATGATAGGCTTTGCCGTCTCTAGTTTCAGAGAAAATAAAGTTAGCGGCCTTGTTTCACAGGGATTAGGTACGTCTATGCTTCAGATATCAAACATAATAAAAAACCCTTGGATAGCTCTTCCTGCAGTTGTATCCTCAGCAATTTTAGGACCTTTAGCCACTGTTGTTTTCAAAATGGAAGGCAATAAAATCGGTGGTGGAATGGGTACCGCCGGTCTAGTTGGACAGATAGCCACCCTTGAAACCATGGGAAGTAGTGCCCTTGTCAAGGTTGCCATACTTCATTTTATCCTTCCAGGCATACTCTCTTTTACCATAAGTGAGACTATGAGAAAAAAAGGAAGAATAAAATTCGGTGATATGAAAATATAAAAAATACCGGCTGAATTCAGTCGGTATTTTTTATATTCTTTGCTGTCAAATTAAGCAAAATATTTTATTTTAGTATCTCTCTTTTAAGTCTCGGTCCATCTGTCTTTGCTGGTCTCTCTTTGCCAAACTTTCTCTCTTATCGTAGTTTTTCTTACCTCTGGCAAGTGCTATCTCGACCTTCACAAACCCTTTTTTTGTATATACAGATATTGGAACTATAGTACACCCTTTTTGAGTTACTTTTTCGTGAAGCTTTTTTATCTCCTTTTTGTGAAGAAGAAGTTTCCTGACCCTTTTTTCCTCTGGATTATAGACACTGCCGTAAGCCCATGGTGTCACTGACATACCCATTATAAAAATTTCATTATTAATAATTCTCACAAAAGCCTCTTTTATACTTACCTTTCCAGCTTTTATGGATTTAACTTCACTTCCGATTAATTCTATACCTGATTCAAATCTCTCATCTATAAAAAATTCATGAAATGCTTTTTTATTTTTAGCTAAAATCATCCCAATTACTCCCTTTATCGTTCTAGTATTTTATCTATATCTCTTAAAATTTTCTTCCATCTCTTTTGTATAAGGGACAACTTCCACCTCTAATTCATTTAGATCAGCCCTTGCTATCAAGACCTTCATCTTGTATCCTAGGTTCATCACATCTCCCTTATCACGGTTCTTCATGACGTAATCTACCTCATCAAATTCATAATAATCATCAGAAGCTACCACATCCCAGAAACAGTCCACATACTCATCTGTTTCAAAAAATACCTTTTTATTGCTGAAACCTACTATTCTAGCATCGTATACCTCTCCTACCCTGTCCATCATATATTCTACCACTTTTATTTTTACACTTTCATCCTCAATTTTCATGGCATCTCTCTCAGTTTTTGAAATATGCTGGCATACACTGTCTAGAGTCTTAGACCACTTGGCTATCTGCTTCTTAGAGGGATAGCCGTTTAGTGTAGTTCCCAGGATTCTATGTACAAGCAGGTCTGAGTATCTACGTATAGGGGAGGTAAAGTGAGTATAATAGTTTGAAGCGAGTCCAAAGTGACCAGTATTGTCCACGGTATATCTCGCCTGTTTCAAAGACATTAGAATAAACTTATGAACTATCATACTTATATCCTTGTCCTTAGAGTCCTCTATAATTGACTGGAATCTCTTTGGATGAAGGTCTTCAAAAGAGTGTATCCTGTAGTTGAATTTTGCCAGAGTGTCATTTAGAGTTTTTATCCTCTCTGGATCAGGCTTGTCATGAGTTCTGTAAACAGAAGGTATCTCCAACCAGAATAATTTTTCAGCTACAGCCTCATTTGCCGATATCATAAAGTCTTCTATTATTTTTTCTGCCTCTCCTCTTTCACGTTTTTTGAGACTTTCCACCTTACCCTCACTGTCTAGCACTACTTTTATTTCAGGGATATCAAAATCTATACTTCCTCTTTGATATTTTACATCTCTCAAAATTTTAGAAAGCTCAAACATGGTGAAGAGCATATCTTTTATGTCCCCGTATTCTTTTGTAAGCTCTTCATCACCGTCTAATATTTTATTTACATTGTTATAGGTCATTCTATGAGCAGTTTTTATCACTGATTTATAAGTTTCGCTGTCTACAACTTTTCCAGATGGATCTATCTCCATTTCACATGTAAAAGTCAGTTTATTTTCCCTAGGATTAAGGGAACACACTCCGTTAGATATCTCCTTTGGAAACATCGGAAGCACCCTGTCTACGAGATAGACCGAGTTCCCCCTCTTTTGTGCCTCTTTATCTAAGAGAATATCCTGTTGTATGTAGTGAGATACATCTGCTATACTTACTATCAGCCTGTAATTTCCATTTTTAAGTTTTTCCACATAAACTGCATCGTCTAGATCCTTTGCGTCCTCTCCATCTATTGTGATTATTGGCAAGTTTCTAAGATCTTTTCTTTTTTTAATTTCATCTTCTGTTATGGTTTCTTCTACATTATTTACTTCTCTTATTACCTCTGGAGGAAATTCTCCAGACATCCCTTCCCTCTTTATAAGCGCCTCTATCATTGTATTGGTATTGTATGGATCTCCTAAAACCTCTTCTACCTCTCCCTCTGGTTTTTTACCCTCTCCTCCCCAGAAAGTTACCCTAACTAGTACCAGCTCTCCGTTTTTTGCATTTTTCATTCCCCTTTTAGGTATGAAAATATCTTTTCCAAAAGAATGAGTTGGCTTTACAAATCCAAAGCTTTCACTTTTTTCAAATATCCCAATTATTCTGTCCTTTGATCTTTTTATTACCTTTTCTACTTCTCCCTCTTTTTTCTTTCCTCCGTCTGTTTCCTTGGTTACACGTATCAGAACTATATCTCCGTCAAGGGCTGAATTGAATTTCGATCTAGGTATAAATATTCCCTCAGTTTCAGTATCTACAAAGGCAAACTTGTCCTTTATCACTGTAAAGTTACCTTTTATAAAGCCCAAGTTTTCAGGGACATTGTATTTACCTCTCTTATTTCTGAGTAGCTCACCACTTTCGATCCACTCCTCAAGTATCTCTCTATTTTGTTTTTTATATTTTGTCGACCAGCCCAAAAGACTTGATATTTCATTCAGAGTCAATGCCTTTTTTCCTATAATATGTTCTTTTAACTTTTCTAAATCCTTCTCTTTATCCATATATTAGACCTCTCCTCTTTTTACTTTTGCAAGTAACCAGTTTCTCATATCCACCGTATTAGGGTGAATAACTGCCTCTCTTTTTATTAGATACTCTATTTTCCTGTCTGCTTCATGAAGTATGGCCATATCTATATTTTCAAAAGCCAGATGTCTTATATGTTCTACGTCTGCATAGTCCCTATTAGGTTCTATAGCGTCAGCAAGGTATGTTATCTTCTCCACTAGCGACATATCCCGCCTTCCGATTGTATGATACTTTATGGCATCTAGTATCTCCTGATCTGTTATTCCAAATTTCATTTTTGCATACACACTTCCTGCAAATCCGTGTATCAACTCTCCCAAATGACCATAATTTTTTAAAGTCTCGTCACAGTCACAGAGTTCTCTCATCTTCGTAATGGTAAACTGTTTCGAGCAATCATGGAGTAAGGCCGCCTTTCTAACTTTTTCCAAGTTTGCACCGTATTTGCAAGCCAACTCGATGGCCACTTCTTCAACTCCTAGTATATGTTTATACCTTTTAGGAGTCAGCATAGACTTTATATCACTTTTTATTTTGTCCATCTTTTATTCCTCCAGTCTGTTGAAAATATTTCTCAACCTCTAGCTTATCTCAAAAGAATTATACTTGAAAATTAAAGGGTGACCTTTTTTAGGCCACCCTATATTTCAAGGTTTTTTTCATAGAACTTAGACAACCTATAAAAATTAAGCTTATCTATCTCTTTGTTGTTAACAAGAATTTTTACTCTTTTATAACCTGAAGATTCGGTGATAGTATTTACTATCGAATATACTATCAGTAACTCCTGTCCAGAGGTCTTCATATTTTCTTTAAATTTATAATTAAAATTAAGGTAAATGTCTTCACCGTCTCTATAGGTGTTTAGAAGTTTTACTCCCTCACTTAAAAAAGGTGCTTCTACCTTCTCGCCTGACTCACTTTTATAGATAAATTCATAATCCATCTCAGATTTTAATAGGTCAAAAATTATATCTATTTCATTATCAGTATAATTTTCTAGTTCAATTTCTATCTCCTTTAATTGGAGATTTTCAAGATTCTCATCAGGAACATAGAGAGTAAATTTCTCTTTCTTTCTTTCTTTTTCAACATGAGACTTTTCAAGTATTACTTTAGGTGGGATCTTATCATATCTTCCCACAACAAGGTAATAAGCTATTCCCGTGGTAAGAAGTACTGCTCCCAAAAATCCAAGAGCTATATTTTTCTTATTCAAATCTTCCACCTTTCATCAATAAAAATATTTTCTGATATTATCTGCTATCTCCTCAGCCATTAACCGCTGATATTTTGATTGTTTCAGCTTCCAAACGTCATACTTATTACTAATAAAGCCTAACTCCAATAACACTCCAGGCCCATCAAATCCTCTCAATACTGCAAAATTTGCTCCGTGAACTCCACGATTTTTCATATTAAGCTTTTTAGAATATGTGCTGGCTAGATTTTCTCCGAGTTTTATAGATTCTTCCTGATTTTTTTTATATGCCAGCTCACCCATTATCTGGGCTATATCTCCAGAGTCTTCTCCATATTTTGCCCCAAAACTATTTTCAAATGATGCTACTCTCTCTGCATAAGGTGATGATTTTTTAGAGAAATAAAAAGCCTCAAATCCTGACCCTTTACCGCTCTTATCAGCGTTGGCGTGGATACTTATAAACATATCACCCTTGCTCTTATTTCCTGTTCTTGGTCGATTGGCTAGACTTACGAAATTATCAGTCGACCTGGTCATCACAACATTAAAATCTCTTATAAGTTCATTTCTGAGATAATTTGCCACAGAAAAAACAATATCTTTTTCATGGTATTTATTAAATCCAACTGCCCCGGGATCTTTCCCTCCGTGTCCTGCATCGATTACTATAGTGTATTCTTTCTCATTCACTTTTCCGGAAAAATCCATTACTACCCTCACAGGGTCGGTTCTGTAGGATGTTCTAAAATTTACATTTTTATTTAAAAATGCAAAAACTCCTGTAGAATTACTGTATTTTACCACATTTATTTTCTCTATATAATTACCATTTAATACTCTGCTTTTAAAATTATTTCCTGCTTCTGTACCTGGTAGCTCAATAAACAAAAGACGACTGGCCTCATCATAATCTATAGAAAATCTAGGTTTAATTGTCCCCTCTACATCTATAACCATTTGAGGTGGATTGCCATTAAATCTTATCCCCTTTAAGTTAATAAGTTGGGAAAATGATAATGTATATAACAATATTGTTAATAAAAAAACTAGATGCCGTTTCATAATCCACTCCTTAATAGAGAAAAAACGACAATTATAAATTGTCGTTTTATTTGCTGTAAACATTTGCTATTGAACTCTTTTTCATAGTAAGGTTTACACCTTTATCTACTCTTATAACTACAAACTCATCATTAACAGACACTACCTCGCCTTTGATTCCTCCAGCTGTGATAACCTGAGTACCTGCATGAAGTGATGCCATCATTTCTTGATGTTGTTTTTGTTTCTTTTTATTTGGCCTTATCAATAAAAAATAAAATACAGCTGCCCATACAACAACAGTAACAATCATACCTGTATAATTTGCAGGTTTAGCTCCCTCTGCAGCATAAGTTATAAAATTATTTAACATCTTGTCCTCCTTGGTTATCTAAAAACTACTCTATATTTTGAGTATATCACAGATAATCTGCTTTTTCAACTTAGCTGTTTTTATACAAATAAGTTTTTTATTTTATCGAAAAATGTTTTTTTCATATTGTAGTTCTTATCTTTTAGGCTCTTATCAAAGGACTTCAATAGTTCTTTCTGGCTTTCATTTAGATTTGTAGGTATTTCTATTACAATCTTAACCAGTTGATCCCCTCTACCGTATCCTCTAGTATTAGGCATACCTTTTTCTTTTAATCTAAATACCTTTCCATTTTGTGTTCCGGCAGGTATTTTCATCTTGATTTTACCGTCGATGGTTGGTATTTCAAGGTCGCCTCCAAGTGTTGCGTGGGCATATGAAATAGGTATTTCACACACTAAATCGTCGTCAATTCTATCAAAGATACTATGCTGCTTAACTTTTATATAGATATAGAGATCTCCATTTGGTCCTCCTGAAGGGCTGGCCTCTCCCATTCCAGAAAGTCTTAGTCTCTGACCATCATCTATACCTGCTGGTATTTTGACAGTTTTTTCCACGACCTCTTTTTCTATACCTGTTCCGCCACAATTACTACATTTCTTTTTAGGAACTTCTCCCTTACCGTGGCATTGATCACATTCCACCACTGTTTCAAAGTTCCCAAGCATTGTTCTCTGTGTCTGCTTGACTCTTCCCTGACCGTTACATTTGCTGCAAGTCTGCATACCTGATCCTGGTTCTGCACCAGTTCCGCTGCATGTATGACATTTACCATTTTTTTCATATTTTATATGTTTTTCAACACCTTTAGAAGCTTCTTCGAGAGTTATCTCTACACTATATCTTAAATCAGCTCCTGGCTGTACAGTTCTTCTTCTGCCTCTTTGATCTCCAAATCCAGAACCACCAAAAAATGAACTGAATATATCTCCTAAATCCTCAAAATCTCCGAATCCACCGAACCCACCGAATCCTCCGGCTCCTCCAGCTCCTCCTTGTTCAAAAGCTGCATGTCCAAATCTATCGTACTGCGCTCTCTTTTGAGAATCTGAAAGTACCTGATAAGCATCATTTAATTCCTTAAACTTTGCTTCAGCGTTTTTCTTTTCATCTTCGTTGGCATTGGTAAATTTATCTGGATGGTATTTCATGGCGGCCTTTCTGTAGGCCTTCTTGATTTCAGCCTCTGATGCATCTTTTGAAATACCTAGTATTTCGTAGTAATCTTTTTTAGCCATAAAACGCTACCTCCGTAATTTATCACAAAATATTATAACACAAATTCAATTTTTTTTACAGGCTTACTTCCCTCTATACCTACCTTAAAAAGGGCAAGGCTATTTGACTTTGCTCTTGTCATCCATAACTTTTTTCATATCCTTTTCTCTTTGGAGTAGATACTCCTTCCGCCACAAACCACCAGCATAGCCTGTCAGTTTCCCATTTTTTCCTATCACCCTGTGACAAGGAACTATGATGCCGATGGGATTCTTGCCGTTAGCTCCTCCCACAGCTCTTACAGCCTTGGGATTTCCTATGTTTTCAGCCTGTTCTTTATAGGAGATACTCTCTCCATAAGGTATTTTAGAGAGTTCT
Encoded proteins:
- a CDS encoding DUF2141 domain-containing protein — protein: MKYIFIIMMLMNFRSYSFTIRVTGIEERKASIYMAVFEKDEGFPYDGDKGVFIWGGTPVEAEKGVETGLARGSYAIVIFQDINENGVIDKWFWGKPKEPYGVSEAIKKPRRRPKFQDGVVTVDSDSVIKVRLWNP
- the yqeK gene encoding bis(5'-nucleosyl)-tetraphosphatase (symmetrical) YqeK, with amino-acid sequence MDKIKSDIKSMLTPKRYKHILGVEEVAIELACKYGANLEKVRKAALLHDCSKQFTITKMRELCDCDETLKNYGHLGELIHGFAGSVYAKMKFGITDQEILDAIKYHTIGRRDMSLVEKITYLADAIEPNRDYADVEHIRHLAFENIDMAILHEADRKIEYLIKREAVIHPNTVDMRNWLLAKVKRGEV
- the rnr gene encoding ribonuclease R codes for the protein MDKEKDLEKLKEHIIGKKALTLNEISSLLGWSTKYKKQNREILEEWIESGELLRNKRGKYNVPENLGFIKGNFTVIKDKFAFVDTETEGIFIPRSKFNSALDGDIVLIRVTKETDGGKKKEGEVEKVIKRSKDRIIGIFEKSESFGFVKPTHSFGKDIFIPKRGMKNAKNGELVLVRVTFWGGEGKKPEGEVEEVLGDPYNTNTMIEALIKREGMSGEFPPEVIREVNNVEETITEDEIKKRKDLRNLPIITIDGEDAKDLDDAVYVEKLKNGNYRLIVSIADVSHYIQQDILLDKEAQKRGNSVYLVDRVLPMFPKEISNGVCSLNPRENKLTFTCEMEIDPSGKVVDSETYKSVIKTAHRMTYNNVNKILDGDEELTKEYGDIKDMLFTMFELSKILRDVKYQRGSIDFDIPEIKVVLDSEGKVESLKKRERGEAEKIIEDFMISANEAVAEKLFWLEIPSVYRTHDKPDPERIKTLNDTLAKFNYRIHSFEDLHPKRFQSIIEDSKDKDISMIVHKFILMSLKQARYTVDNTGHFGLASNYYTHFTSPIRRYSDLLVHRILGTTLNGYPSKKQIAKWSKTLDSVCQHISKTERDAMKIEDESVKIKVVEYMMDRVGEVYDARIVGFSNKKVFFETDEYVDCFWDVVASDDYYEFDEVDYVMKNRDKGDVMNLGYKMKVLIARADLNELEVEVVPYTKEMEENFKRYR
- a CDS encoding methylated-DNA--[protein]-cysteine S-methyltransferase — its product is MVGRVYLEHPVLGIIEICEKSEGISSVEFVNNKKDEIKSPLVLKCRKELEEYFYGNRMEFSVKLDVQGTDFQVKCWKELSKIPYGESISYKEQAENIGNPKAVRAVGGANGKNPIGIIVPCHRVIGKNGKLTGYAGGLWRKEYLLQREKDMKKVMDDKSKVK
- a CDS encoding N-acetylmuramoyl-L-alanine amidase, with amino-acid sequence MVIDVEGTIKPRFSIDYDEASRLLFIELPGTEAGNNFKSRVLNGNYIEKINVVKYSNSTGVFAFLNKNVNFRTSYRTDPVRVVMDFSGKVNEKEYTIVIDAGHGGKDPGAVGFNKYHEKDIVFSVANYLRNELIRDFNVVMTRSTDNFVSLANRPRTGNKSKGDMFISIHANADKSGKGSGFEAFYFSKKSSPYAERVASFENSFGAKYGEDSGDIAQIMGELAYKKNQEESIKLGENLASTYSKKLNMKNRGVHGANFAVLRGFDGPGVLLELGFISNKYDVWKLKQSKYQRLMAEEIADNIRKYFY
- the smpB gene encoding SsrA-binding protein SmpB produces the protein MILAKNKKAFHEFFIDERFESGIELIGSEVKSIKAGKVSIKEAFVRIINNEIFIMGMSVTPWAYGSVYNPEEKRVRKLLLHKKEIKKLHEKVTQKGCTIVPISVYTKKGFVKVEIALARGKKNYDKRESLAKRDQQRQMDRDLKERY
- a CDS encoding MBL fold metallo-hydrolase, whose translation is MYKILKKVIFSIITAVTIFSYVSEIAMASEPPADIMKLLHNNNPLEPTKVFDDLYCVGSVSVVAWVLKTSDGIILIDSMWDDHDAETIINGMESLGLDPSEIKYILISHGHGDHYGGANYLRDKFGAKVVMTKVDAEFMYSLTTGPNSSRSPKPPVDIYVKNGDEITLGDKTVKILETPGHTPGGISFIFHIVNDGKEHTAVLWGGTGIPRNAKEKLTYKTSVTHFEKESKEAGATIELTAHLFVGDGFKNLDTARNRKKGEANPFILGKSGMDDYFKALNKSIDDAILVK
- the dnaJ gene encoding molecular chaperone DnaJ; amino-acid sequence: MAKKDYYEILGISKDASEAEIKKAYRKAAMKYHPDKFTNANEDEKKNAEAKFKELNDAYQVLSDSQKRAQYDRFGHAAFEQGGAGGAGGFGGFGGFGDFEDLGDIFSSFFGGSGFGDQRGRRRTVQPGADLRYSVEITLEEASKGVEKHIKYEKNGKCHTCSGTGAEPGSGMQTCSKCNGQGRVKQTQRTMLGNFETVVECDQCHGKGEVPKKKCSNCGGTGIEKEVVEKTVKIPAGIDDGQRLRLSGMGEASPSGGPNGDLYIYIKVKQHSIFDRIDDDLVCEIPISYAHATLGGDLEIPTIDGKIKMKIPAGTQNGKVFRLKEKGMPNTRGYGRGDQLVKIVIEIPTNLNESQKELLKSFDKSLKDKNYNMKKTFFDKIKNLFV
- a CDS encoding GerMN domain-containing protein, whose product is MNKKNIALGFLGAVLLTTGIAYYLVVGRYDKIPPKVILEKSHVEKERKKEKFTLYVPDENLENLQLKEIEIELENYTDNEIDIIFDLLKSEMDYEFIYKSESGEKVEAPFLSEGVKLLNTYRDGEDIYLNFNYKFKENMKTSGQELLIVYSIVNTITESSGYKRVKILVNNKEIDKLNFYRLSKFYEKNLEI
- the yajC gene encoding preprotein translocase subunit YajC, whose translation is MIVTVVVWAAVFYFLLIRPNKKKQKQHQEMMASLHAGTQVITAGGIKGEVVSVNDEFVVIRVDKGVNLTMKKSSIANVYSK
- a CDS encoding PTS sugar transporter subunit IIC, with protein sequence MSNRKPGNSYITKVLNGMALGLFASLIIGLILKQIGKYSGLESLSHYGQIAQYMMGPAIGAGVAYTRTKSPLGIFSALICGAIGAGTIKDGGIFIGEPVGALVASLIGVEVARLVEDKTKLNIIVIPAATIIAGGLAGSFISPTISSFMKMLGEFINYLTTLHPVPMGILISVIMGIILTLPISSAAISISLGLSGLAAGASIVGCSCHMIGFAVSSFRENKVSGLVSQGLGTSMLQISNIIKNPWIALPAVVSSAILGPLATVVFKMEGNKIGGGMGTAGLVGQIATLETMGSSALVKVAILHFILPGILSFTISETMRKKGRIKFGDMKI